One genomic region from Oncorhynchus gorbuscha isolate QuinsamMale2020 ecotype Even-year linkage group LG13, OgorEven_v1.0, whole genome shotgun sequence encodes:
- the LOC123992779 gene encoding phosphoserine phosphatase-like isoform X2, translating into MTTLSQTKEIFRRADAVCFDVDSTVIREEGIDELAKFCGVGDAVTEMTRKAMGGSVPFKTALTERLSIIRCSREQVNKLITDHPPQLTAGIKELVDTLHQRNVKVFLVSGGFRCIVEHVSTQLNIPLHHVYANRLKFYFNGEFAGFDETQPTSESNGKGKVISMLKKKHGFKNVVMIGDGATDLEACPPANAFIGFGGNVVRQQVKERSLWYVTSFRELLQELEKI; encoded by the exons ATGACAACTTTATCACAGACAAAGGAAATCTTCCGGAGAGCAGACGCTGTGTGCTTCGACGTGGACAGCACTGTTATCAGAGAAGAAGGCATTGATGAGCTAGCCAAATTCTGCGGGGTTGGAGATGCTGTCACAGAAAT GACTCGCAAGGCCATGGGGGGGTCAGTTCCTTTTAAAACTGCTCTGACGGAGCGCCTGTCCATCATCCGATGCTCGAGGGAACAAGTGAACAAACTGATAACTGACCACCCTCCTCAGTTGACGGCAGGTATTAA GGAGCTTGTTGATACTTTGCACCAGCGCAACGTGAAGGTGTTCCTGGTCTCTGGCGGTTTCCGCTGTAtcgtggagcatgtctccactcaACTCAACATTCCCCTCCATCACGTGTATGCCAACCGCCTCAAGTTCTACTTCAATG GTGAGTTTGCTGGCTTTGACGAGACCCAGCCCACATCTGAGAGTAATGGGAAGGGGAAGGTGATCAGCATGCTCAAGAAGAAGCACGGCTTCAAGAATGTGGTGATGATCGGTGATGGAGCCACAGACCTGGAGGCCTGTCCCCCTGCA AATGCATTCATTGGATTTGGTGGAAACGTGGTTAGGCAGCAAGTAAAGGAGAGAAGCTTGTGGTACGTCACAAGTTTTAGAGAGCTGCTACAAGAACTGGAGAAGATTTAA
- the LOC123992779 gene encoding phosphoserine phosphatase-like isoform X1, translating into MLKPWTVPYQRFSNHIMTTLSQTKEIFRRADAVCFDVDSTVIREEGIDELAKFCGVGDAVTEMTRKAMGGSVPFKTALTERLSIIRCSREQVNKLITDHPPQLTAGIKELVDTLHQRNVKVFLVSGGFRCIVEHVSTQLNIPLHHVYANRLKFYFNGEFAGFDETQPTSESNGKGKVISMLKKKHGFKNVVMIGDGATDLEACPPANAFIGFGGNVVRQQVKERSLWYVTSFRELLQELEKI; encoded by the exons ATGCTGAAACCGTGGACAGTGCCATATCAACGCTTTAGCAACCA CATAATGACAACTTTATCACAGACAAAGGAAATCTTCCGGAGAGCAGACGCTGTGTGCTTCGACGTGGACAGCACTGTTATCAGAGAAGAAGGCATTGATGAGCTAGCCAAATTCTGCGGGGTTGGAGATGCTGTCACAGAAAT GACTCGCAAGGCCATGGGGGGGTCAGTTCCTTTTAAAACTGCTCTGACGGAGCGCCTGTCCATCATCCGATGCTCGAGGGAACAAGTGAACAAACTGATAACTGACCACCCTCCTCAGTTGACGGCAGGTATTAA GGAGCTTGTTGATACTTTGCACCAGCGCAACGTGAAGGTGTTCCTGGTCTCTGGCGGTTTCCGCTGTAtcgtggagcatgtctccactcaACTCAACATTCCCCTCCATCACGTGTATGCCAACCGCCTCAAGTTCTACTTCAATG GTGAGTTTGCTGGCTTTGACGAGACCCAGCCCACATCTGAGAGTAATGGGAAGGGGAAGGTGATCAGCATGCTCAAGAAGAAGCACGGCTTCAAGAATGTGGTGATGATCGGTGATGGAGCCACAGACCTGGAGGCCTGTCCCCCTGCA AATGCATTCATTGGATTTGGTGGAAACGTGGTTAGGCAGCAAGTAAAGGAGAGAAGCTTGTGGTACGTCACAAGTTTTAGAGAGCTGCTACAAGAACTGGAGAAGATTTAA
- the LOC123992781 gene encoding protein NipSnap homolog 2-like codes for MNTLQCYQWKMATRVLQRFGNGLNQAKNTAQSTGQIFVLSRGLSASNHRNREDSWFKSLFVRKVDPRKDAHSHLLTKNEESNLYKIQFHNVKPECLDAYNQLCEETLPSIHNDKYYPCELVGTWNTWYGEQDQAVHMWRYRGGYPALTEVMSKLRQNKEFMKYREERGKMLLSRRNQLLLEFSFWNEPIPRKGPNIYELRSYQLRPGTMIEWGNYWARAIGYRQHNSEAVGGFFSQIGNLYMVHHLWAYKDLEAREATRNAAWQHEGWDEVVYYTVPLIQHMDSRIMIPMKASPLQ; via the exons ATGAATACGCTCCAGTGTTATCAATGGAAAATGGCGACCCGAGTCCTTCAGAGATTTGGCAATGGCCTGAATCAGGCTAAAAACACGGCCCAGTCGACAGGACAGATCTTCGTTTTAAGCAG GGGCTTGTCGGCATCAAACCATAGGAATCGTGAAGATAGCTGGTTCAAGTCACTATTTGTGCGTAAAGTTGATCCCAGAAAGGATGCCCACTCCCACTTGCTTACCAAGAATGAGGAAAGCAACCTCTACAAAATCCAGT TCCATAATGTGAAACCAGAGTGCCTGGATGCCTACAACCAGCTTTG TGAGGAGACCCTGCCATCTATCCATAATGATAAGTACTATCCCTGTGAGCTGGTGGGTACCTGGAACACCTGGTATGGAGAGCAGGACCAGGCTG TCCATATGTGGCGGTATAGAGGAGGTTACCCAGCTCTGACCGAGGTCATGAGCAAACTCAGGCAGAACAAG GAGTTCATGAAGTaccgggaggagagaggaaagatgctGTTGTCTCGTAGGAACCAACTGCTCCTGGAGTTCAGCTTCTGGAATGAGCCCATCCCCAGGAAGGGACCCAACATCTACGAGCTCAGGTCCTACCAGCTCCGA CCTGGCACCATGATTGAGTGGGGTAATTACTG GGCCAGAGCTATTGGCTACCGCCAGCACAACAGTGAGGCTGTGGGAGGGTTCTTCTCCCAAATCGGAAACCTCTACATGGTGCACCACCTCTGGG cTTACAAAGACCTTGAGGCCAGAGAAGCCACAAGGAACGCAGCTTGGCAACATGAGGGTTGGGATGAGGTTGTGTATTATACAG TTCCTCTCATTCAGCACATGGACTCTAGAATCATGATCCCGATGAAGGCTTCCCCACTGCAGTAA